Below is a window of Carassius gibelio isolate Cgi1373 ecotype wild population from Czech Republic chromosome B23, carGib1.2-hapl.c, whole genome shotgun sequence DNA.
tctgTTTGTATATCATTTGAAtcatgagtcagtttgggagttcggaacgtgaatcatttgatcaagtcagttcggagcgggatcgcgaatcatttgagtaagttgctaatcgcgaatcatttgaatctgttcgggagttcggagcggcttcgcggatcatttgaatcagtttggggatcgcgaatcttttgagtcagtttggtatcgcgaatcatttgaatctgttcgggagttcggagcggcttcgcggatcatttgaatcagtccggcagttcggagcgggttcgcgaatcatttgagtcagtttggggatcgcgaatcatttgagtcagttcgggagttcggagcgagttcgcgaatcatttgagtcagttcgggagttcggagcgagttcgccaatcatttgagtcatggataggcatttttaacaaATTTAGTAGCTAGGCacatgtgcattttgagtgcattctttcactgcattattcggtgtattcaaatgcatttatgaatgcatgtgaatgctCACAAatttcaagatatgggggttagaaaatttatatatttatataattttatgtagttaatcaatatcacacgaagagtgccatttcagttcttctccaaaaatcagcatgattaaaatgtgatattaagttactacaaacaataatttaattacaaatacaaaatgttgcagaataatgtaatatatgaatcaATAATAgtctaaagaacctttgtgccaaaggggttctttcttgtcattatagaacctttttagcacaaaaggttctttggagttgagtaaagaaccctatggttctatatagaatgCCAATGAACACTTTTTTCTAAGcgtgtagggatgcaccgaaaggAAAATTCTTGGCCAAAACCAAACAAAATGAAACTCTGGCCCAAACACTGAGAACCTTTTTCCCCATGTATTTTTTCACCattgcatgcataaataaaatatccatATAAATGTGCTTTTTACCGTTTtgtctgaattttcatttttggctgaactgacccttaaatgtcatttttttaatcactATAAACACACATTTGTCGCCAACCAGTTGGACTACGGTTGTTTGCTTTAGACGTTTTAGTGTTCATCAAACTTGCCTGGTTTGCCAAATTTGGCAGCCCTGTAGTTGTTAATTTCTAAGTAATTTCATGTCACTGTGGAGTTGAATCCGTGTGTTTTCTGTTCATGGAGTTGAAGAAAACACCCAGGGACCATCTCAACCTGGCTCTCGAATGCTTTTCCACAGACACTAACGGCACTAACGCTTTATTTCCCCATCAAAGAGTGCTTTGTTTGAGCAGATAAACAGACGTTTATGCCTCCCCGGACTCTCCACTGACGCCTTCTCTGGAGCACGATCCGATTTTCATTAAGTTCATCATTAGCGCTTATGTAACGCTGTCTGCGGCATGTCGTCATTGCTTATATCCAGCGTCTGTGTGAGATGAGGTGTCTGTCATGGCTAGTTAAGCGCTCAAATAGTAACTATTCCCCATCCTATGCTTTTGGCAGCACACCTCACACACCCATTTACATCACTAcacgagtgagtgtgtgtcttatTCAAGCTATtcattattttacacatattcTCTCCAGCATGTTCCTGAAGCAGCAGACACATGGATATGCAACTTCCCAGATCATATGCTCTTACTTTAAGTGATCAGATCTGCTGGGCCATAAAACAGATGATAAAATCGCACAGATGCACATTAAAGAAGGGACCCGAGCCAAATCCAGATATCAGGGACTTGGACTAGTGAGCAACACCCTTGCAACCTTTTAGCAACACACTCAAAACACGATAGCAACCACAAAACAATCCTTGGATAACATTGCCTCATGGCAGAACGCTTTGCACTCATATTGTctttagaaaatgtacaaatgaatTTAACATTTTGCGTTTTTAGCAAACCGATGCtttacaagatataaacttgctGTTGGCTCACACTGTTTTGGAAAACATTTAAAGAGCTAAAGAGAGATTCCACCAAATCTGCTTTGTTTTACTCAGCCTTATTTCGTTCTAAACCTGCATGTCTTCTGCAGGAcattgattttttatgttttgtctatgcattgaaagtcagtggggtccaatgttGTAATGTCTTTTGTATAGGCAGGAGATCACATAACTAGTCAgttatgacataatttttattttcggGTGGACTGTCGCTTTAAAACATAGCAGCAGCTCTGTATGTGTCCGCTAGGGGTCATCAGTTAGGTAAAACTTGAATGAGGAATACCACTGAAGAGGAGAGACTTCAGGACTGAAAAATTATGCATGTTAACTTTCCCTTATAAATGGACCTTGAAACCCAATCTTTAGTCTTGCTAAaagactaaaataaacaaaaagtgcTTGCAGGTTTATTCAAGCTGTTTGTTTCATTCCTTTCAGatgtcaaaatgtaattaaaaaagcaTAAATGGCTTTGCATTCATGATGCTTAGTGGGAAaccattaaaattacatttggtTTGACTATGCCAGTGTTGTTAATTTGTGTTTTAGACATTTTATTCCCTTTTTTAGAAACTAATCTGCTGCTGGTTTTGTCTGCAGCATCATATCGCGAGGAAACGTCTGGATCGCTGTCCCACTCCGATTGAAACTGCTTTTTTTGTCTAAAAAGGCCTCCGTGGTGTGATAAAACTCTCGTTTTGTGTTCCCATCATCCGTTGGGATGTCATAAAGCTCGCTCTAGGGCAGGATCTCTGTTCTTTCAGAAGTGGCATATTTTTAGCAGGTTCCAAGTTGCTTCCAAATATTTTCCAACATCTGCCGACCATCGGCGCGTCTGCATTCCTCAGCTGGACTTCCTTCACCTGGATCAAACCTCACTGGAGATATATCATTCCGGGCTGAAGGAGGGGGTCAGAGACGGGGAAGATGGACAGATGCCCTGCAGATCTGTTCTTCATAATGCATGATTGCGGAGCTAAAGGTCTCCGATTGAAGATAAGATCGATATTCATTAAACCCATGTGCAGTGCATCACACTGCACATCCTTCAGTGAGAAGTTGTCTTAACAAATTAAACCATTACGCCCCATAAAGCTCCTCGTCTCCCCTGTGATTCCCAGTGTTTTAGTTCTGTGCTTTATGCTCGGAAAACTCCTGTAAACACAGACTGAGTTTGGAAAAGCTCTCAAGATTCCGGGCACAGCTCCACTCTCTCTGCTATTGCTGGGTCTCTTAATTGTTTTCTTGAAGGAACTAAATGAACGAGTGGCTCAGGTTTTATTATAGGAAGCAAGTGAAAGCTTACGGTTCTCCAATAGCATTCCATTCAACAGAGAGAAGCGAGAGAAACTTCCAGAACTGCTGTTATATAACCAGCCCTTAAATCTTAACGTCGAAAGATTAATGTCTCATGAATGACCTGTTGTCAACGTTCAAGAACGCAACACGAGGTGGTTAGTTcataaataaatcttttatttgtAACATAAAATTAGATCATAGATAACTTTTTACACTTTATTCCAGTATGACATGGTTCAAACAAAAGAGCTACATTTGcgataaataatattaataacaataataaaaacattcattcaattttattttttttaaagtctgttgTTAATCATGTAGCGGAGTTGGGTTTCTCTAGCTGCCAAACAATGAGGATGCGTTCACCCGCATTAGGAGTGTAACGTGGACAAACTCAACCTTGACCAGGTTCATAGTCTATAAGTTGTATGTTTTGCATGTGCATATCTACACAAATgggaatatacacacacatatacaaggGTTACAGTTTGGGTTTTGTATTTAGACATCAAGGTATACATCAGGAATTGTAATATTAACAATTGGCATTTTACATCTTTACAGGTTGCTCCATAACGAAGCTATAAAACATAGCGCTCCATTGTGGAGCGAGCCTTTTCGAAACGCTGACGCGGCCTCAGCAAGCAGTGCACTTTAAAGTCCCCGTAATGTAAGTCTGTAATTCCGTGGGAATCTAGTTACAACAGGAGATGGTAGTTGATTGGCCGGCGGATGGGCCCCCTGATTGCGCAGCTGGGCTGCCATTGGTCGACGCTTGTGACGCGATCCCGGTCACACAAGGGTCAAGGCGGGATTCCCAGCCGGCGCTCAGTCTCTGAACTTGTGGATGTCGTTGAAGAGTCTGTAGAAAGGGTAGGTGGCGTCATTGCCATTGCCGCAGTTGTAGGTGCACTTGCAGGACTCGATCATCATGACGTTCTTGTTGAAGGTGTCGCCATCCTCGCAGCGGAACTTGACGCTGATGGTGCGGGTCTGCTGCGGGTTGCAACAGCGGCCGTCCACGCATGAGCCGCAGTATCTGGGGCGGTACTTCTTCAGGCTGGAGCATCCGGCGTAGCTTAACTTCACCGGCTGCATGGACTTCTTAGTCCggttgcatttctttcccttctgTTGGGAGTACACAAGATAAGTTAGATGCATGGAACATGCATGCAAATGATATGATGCAATGCATTTGTTTTGGCTGGGATGTTGCATACCTTGAGGCTGGTGTATGGTGATTGGCTGCATGGACGGATTTGGCAGATCCTGGTCTCTTTAACCAACTTGCATTCGCTGTTGTCGTTGGTTATCCTGGTGGAGATTCCAGTGCCGCAGGTCTTGGAGCACTGAGACCAGCGTGTGGTCTGCACGATGCACTTCTCAAACCGCCGGGATTCCGGCTGCGATCGGAATGCTGTGAACCAACGAAGCGCTAATTTAAAACTCTGCTTGTATATGAATCACACATGCATGTTCAGCCAAAGCATGTTTAATCTTACCAGGCAAGGATTTGAGTCCGGCCTTCACGATGGAGATGAGCTCGTTCGTTTTGGTGAGGTCGCTCTCGGTGTCGTCGATTGTCGGATCGTTGCCAAACAGCTTGTCAATGGATTCCTTCGTCTTCCCATCATCGCAGACCCATTCCTCACAGCACTGGCCTGGCACTTTGACCAGCCTGGGGTTGGCACAGCCCAACGTGGGCAGAGAGAGCTCTTGCGGGCAAAGCGGGATGCAGCCCACTGCCCCATCGATGCAAGTGCACTGGTGCTTGCAGTTGGGCTGGAAGCTCTCTCCATTCTGGTAGATCCTGCTGTTGTACTCGCATGGTCTGCCCTCGGATTTGGCTGTAAGAGAAAATGAAAGGTGTATATTAATCTGAGCTTTGAGCATTCCAATGCAATAAGCCCAAACATCCAATTTCATCCAAAATCCAATGCCCTATCAATCAACACATGCTTTCCATTCAGTGTCTTTTACAAAGTAATGAGAAACATACCTCGGCAGATGCCTCTGGTGGCCCCATGGATGGCCCCGAAGTTGCACTCCAGCCCTTTGGTGTGGTCGCACGGCTCGGTCTTGCTGCAGTCTTCGTTCAGCTGTCTGGCACACACTTTGCAGCAGCCGCAGCCGTCTGAGACCAGACTGACTCCAGGCGCGCATTTGAGAAGCTCTGACGGGCACGAGCAGGTCACTGGGCAGCTGGAGAAGACCTGAGCAGAAAAACCACGAGACTCTAATGACTTCCACGTCACTTAGGTAAAACAAAATGTAGAGGTTTAAGAAAAAGCCAGTGAAAGTAAGACATAACTGAGGGATCTAGCACCTCAGTGTTTATTGTGTAATATACAACAGGAGGACACATTTGTGCATACAAAACTAAATCTCCATTATAAACGAACCTTAAATGATCAATAATTCCTTTAATATACTGTTGGTTGTTTCTTAGAGTAAGTTCTCTATTCTAAGTCACCATACACAACGTCTGAAATAATAGGAGTAATAAAAGTAACTTACCACATTAAAGTGTGCAGTAAAGATGACGATAACAGCCCAAGCAAACATCTTCGCTTCTCTGTGTACTGTAGATTTCTGGAATCAAACGAACAGTTTCTCGGTTTAAGTCCTCGCGTTGTTTTGGTGCGTCTGAAGGCGCAGCGCTCTGAGAGTGAAGACGCGCGCGGCTCCTCTTTTATACGCTCGTGGAGCCCTGACGTCACCATCGCTGAACCGTTCCGAAGCTATGCGAGGAATGTTTCTTGGCGCGTTTTCCATCCGAGCTAAGCACCACCctgtctaacttttttttttctttcagtcttAAATGAATTTTCCCCTCTcactgaacacattttttttttactgtttcccCCCCTgtatatatttctctctctctctttccttctgctCTCCacgtttcatttttaaataaagtttatacTTTTTAATTCTTGAAACCATAACTATTATTTATCTAAGCTATAGGTATAAAACGTTCTAATGAAATATCCCAACGTGTAAAGAAGCTTCTactttgttttgcattttggaGTCTACTGATTGCAGTTGTATAggtttattatgttattatattttgattttttttgtggttgagtCTCGCGCCTTGCTAAACCAGTATatatgctttaaataaataaaaaaactaaacgttTATTTGATATGTGTACAGTGTTAGTCTATAATAAAGTgatgaataattaaattattttatatcgATGTATGATCCGATTCAGATCAAACAGCTGTTGCTATagttgaaactgaaattaaattacattcgCGTTTATTTAACGCGTTCTCACTATAAAGTAACTTTGAGTGTGTTGAAAACACTGTGTTGTTCAAATCATGTGCTTGTTGTGACAAGTATACGTTACTTTTAAGTAGCATATTATTTCACCCACATAATGCTTAATAGCTTCTTTGTTTTGGGTAACGTCATGTCAAAGATTAGCGTTATTACTCGCCCCCAGGGGTCTATTGATAGCGTTACGTGAGTTCATTCCGAGCGCGTAAACCGTGAATTGTTCCACAGGTTGCGCGCGTGCGCTTATCCAGATCAACTATGCGCTTTGGATAATTGTTTCCATTTTCGAAAACTCTAACTTAGAGTTAGAACTGTTTGAAAACCCTTCATGCACCTTAAATCTGTGCGCGTTTAGAGACGTTCTAAACTCAAACTTCACGGCTTCTATTTTTGGCTCGGCTCTGTCTCTTGATTCAACAGCTCTAAGCGATTCCAGATGTGGAGCCTGATTCCAGACGTAACAATATTACCATATTTGGTCTGGGCAGTAGCCTGCATTATTAACATTTCTTCTGGAGTCATCCAACCACAAAGCATTCCTGACAGCTTAAAGATCCCTACATACGCTCTCCACGGAGGAAATTCCTCCAGCTAATTTAATATTCATGCAGTCTGTCCATCAcacagtgaaagaaaaaaatgcaacagGCATCCAGCTTTccacacgatgtaaaaaaaaaaaaaaaaatactgtttttgtcTGAGACTCCAAATAAGTGGCATTCCAGTGAAATTCAGAGATTAGAAGTCTTTGGATGCACACAAACCAATCTGACTGTGAGAGAAAGGGAATGTAGAATATTGTCCTGACAGCACTGAATACTTCTTTCCACAGACTCGCTGAGAGCAGAAGCGTCTGGACTCTGAGATGTCCAGATGAAGAACATTTGCCACCTGGATTGAGGACTTTTGGGAGCTGTGTCATAGCTCAGGTTTGTTGTACTTTTACATCTTTATGGACCGTTTGTCTGTAGCTACAGTATCCTTGAGCCTTGTTTGCATTTGTCCAGTCAGGGTGACACTGGTTGTGTTCTTCTGATCAGTCAAGTAACTAGTGTACCAAGATGTTTCTGATCCGTTCATTGAGTTCTGAAACACTATGGTTAATCTGGTTTCAGTTTATTTTTCTCAGATTGCGACACTAGATGGTGATGTGCTGTA
It encodes the following:
- the LOC128011801 gene encoding CCN family member 1-like, with product MFAWAVIVIFTAHFNVVFSSCPVTCSCPSELLKCAPGVSLVSDGCGCCKVCARQLNEDCSKTEPCDHTKGLECNFGAIHGATRGICRAKSEGRPCEYNSRIYQNGESFQPNCKHQCTCIDGAVGCIPLCPQELSLPTLGCANPRLVKVPGQCCEEWVCDDGKTKESIDKLFGNDPTIDDTESDLTKTNELISIVKAGLKSLPAFRSQPESRRFEKCIVQTTRWSQCSKTCGTGISTRITNDNSECKLVKETRICQIRPCSQSPYTSLKKGKKCNRTKKSMQPVKLSYAGCSSLKKYRPRYCGSCVDGRCCNPQQTRTISVKFRCEDGDTFNKNVMMIESCKCTYNCGNGNDATYPFYRLFNDIHKFRD